The following nucleotide sequence is from Halobacillus mangrovi.
AATATGCGTCCATTCAAAGTTCAGCTTCTAGGTGCTATTGCATTACACGAAGGTAATATTGCAGAAATGAAGACGGGGGAAGGTAAAACCCTTGCTTCCACTATGCCTGCCTACTTGAACGCTCTTTCAGGAAAAGGTGTTCACATTATCACGGTCAACGACTATCTGGCTAGTCGTGATGCGAAGGAAATGGGCGAACTATACCAATTCCTTGGCTTGACTGTCGGTCTGAACTTGAATGGAATGTCCAAGGATGAAAAACGTGAAGCTTACAATGCCGATATTACGTACGGAACAAACAATGAATTTGGTTTCGATTATTTACGTGATAACATGGTCCTTTATAAGGAGCAAATGGTTCAGCGTCCACTTAACTTTGCGATCATTGACGAGGTCGACTCGATTTTAATTGATGAAGCGCGTACTCCGCTAATCATTTCAGGTACAGCTTCTAAATCTGCGGACCTCTATCAATCAGCAAATGCATTTGTTCGATTGCTTGAGCGAGAAGAAGACTTTACGTATGATGAGAAAACAAAAAACGTTCAGCTGACTGAAGAAGGAATCAACAAAGCAGAACGCTTTTTCAAGATCGAGAACTTATACGATCTTTCCAACGTTTCGTTGATTCACCATATCAACCAGGCGTTGAAAGCTCATACGTCTATGCATCGTGATACAGATTATGTTGTGGATGAAGGGGAAGTTGTCATTGTTGACCAGTTCACCGGTCGTCTGATGAAAGGACGCCGTTATAGTGATGGATTGCACCAGGCGATTGAGGCGAAAGAAGGCCTGGAAATCCAAAACGAAAGCATGACGCTTGCTTCTATTACGTTCCAGAACTTGTTCCGTATGTATGACAAGCTGTCTGGTATGACAGGTACAGCGAAGACAGAGGAAGAAGAATTTCTTAACATTTATAACATGCGTGTTATCGTCATTCCGACAAACCGGGATATCATTCGTGATGACAAGCCGGACCTTGTTTACAAAACTATGGACGGTAAGTTCAAAGCTGTTGTTGAGGACATTAAAGAACGTCATGAAAATGGACAGCCTGTGCTTGTTGGTACGGTAGCAGTCGAGACTTCAGAAATCATCTCTCGTTACTTGAATAAAGCCGGCGTTCCTCATAACGTGTTGAACGCGAAGAACCACTTTCGTGAAGCGGAGATTATTGAAAATGCCGGACAAAAAGGTGCGGTGACTATCGCAACCAACATGGCCGGACGTGGTACCGACATCAAGCTTGGCGAAGGCGTCAAAGAAGTTGGCGGTCTAGCTGTTATCGGGACAGAGCGTCACGAGTCACGCCGTATTGATAACCAGCTGCGTGGACGTTCCGGACGTCAAGGTGACCCTGGAATGTCTCAGTTCTATCTCGCTACAGATGACGAACTGATGCGCCGATTTGCTTCCGATAACATTCGCAGTATGATGGACCGTCTTGGCATGGATGATTCTCAGCCAATCGAAAGTAAAATGATTTCAAGAGCTGTAGAATCTGCCCAGAAACGTGTCGAAGGTAACAACTTTGATGCCCGTAAGACGATTCTTTCTTACGACGATGTTCTTCGTCAGCAACGTGAGGTTATATATAAGCAGCGTTATGACGTACTGACCTCAGACAACCTTCGTGAAATCATTGAGAAGATGATAGAGCGTACGGTAGCGAATACAGTCAGCGTTCATACAAGTGATGAGGAAGAAGAAAACTGGGACCTTGAAGCTCTTGTGGAATATGTACGTGCCAACCTTCTATTTGAAGGAGACGTAACCGTAGCCGATCTGAAAGGAAAAGACCCTGAAGAAATGCAGGAGCTCATCCTTGAAAAAGTGAAGATGCGTTATGATGAGAAAGAAGAAGAGCTGACAGAGGAGCAGATGCGTGAATTTGAAAAAGTCATTCTGCTACGTACTGTCGACCAGAAGTGGATGGATCACATTGACCAGATGGATCAGCTGCGCCAAGGAATTCATTTGCGTGCTTACGGTCAAAATGACCCGCTTCGTGAGTACAACTTCGAAGGCTTCCGCATGT
It contains:
- the secA gene encoding preprotein translocase subunit SecA encodes the protein MLGTLKKIFGDGNTRQLKRLEKIADDIDALESEYEKLSDDDLRQKTGEFKERYQNGEDLDDLLVEAFAVVREGSKRVLNMRPFKVQLLGAIALHEGNIAEMKTGEGKTLASTMPAYLNALSGKGVHIITVNDYLASRDAKEMGELYQFLGLTVGLNLNGMSKDEKREAYNADITYGTNNEFGFDYLRDNMVLYKEQMVQRPLNFAIIDEVDSILIDEARTPLIISGTASKSADLYQSANAFVRLLEREEDFTYDEKTKNVQLTEEGINKAERFFKIENLYDLSNVSLIHHINQALKAHTSMHRDTDYVVDEGEVVIVDQFTGRLMKGRRYSDGLHQAIEAKEGLEIQNESMTLASITFQNLFRMYDKLSGMTGTAKTEEEEFLNIYNMRVIVIPTNRDIIRDDKPDLVYKTMDGKFKAVVEDIKERHENGQPVLVGTVAVETSEIISRYLNKAGVPHNVLNAKNHFREAEIIENAGQKGAVTIATNMAGRGTDIKLGEGVKEVGGLAVIGTERHESRRIDNQLRGRSGRQGDPGMSQFYLATDDELMRRFASDNIRSMMDRLGMDDSQPIESKMISRAVESAQKRVEGNNFDARKTILSYDDVLRQQREVIYKQRYDVLTSDNLREIIEKMIERTVANTVSVHTSDEEEENWDLEALVEYVRANLLFEGDVTVADLKGKDPEEMQELILEKVKMRYDEKEEELTEEQMREFEKVILLRTVDQKWMDHIDQMDQLRQGIHLRAYGQNDPLREYNFEGFRMFEQMISNIDEEVSRYVMKAQIRNNLQRQEVAKGATAVSGSEESKEKKKRQPFVKKDNVGRNDPCPCGSGKKYKNCHGK